Proteins encoded in a region of the Vicia villosa cultivar HV-30 ecotype Madison, WI linkage group LG5, Vvil1.0, whole genome shotgun sequence genome:
- the LOC131602175 gene encoding uncharacterized protein LOC131602175 — MEAESNRGFCNEDINSSMSRHAISFQHGAMNNSMSEMVPMGNYFGLSSSSGIMYSGNSTFINNTNPVVSPQAGGSSLLLDSVPGLKHDTGLAVEWSLDEQYRLEEGLANYANEPSIMKYIKIAAALPDKTVRDVALRCRWLTRKRRKPDEHCLGKKINYRKDKPVDLASHSNLHSALPPSMSSYSPMSHTIDQSQRMLYDGICGPMKQLMEQNAQVFNQINANLSTYKLQENIDLFCHTRHNINTILNDMSGMPGIMSQMPPLPVAINEDLARSILNNRT; from the exons ATGGAGGCAGAGTCAAATAGAGGGTTTTGTAATGAAGATATAAATTCATCTATGAGTAGACATGCAATATCATTTCAGCATGGTGCTATGAATAATAGTATGTCAGAGATGGTTCCAATGGGTAATTATTTTGGGTTAAGTAGTTCATCTGGTATCATGTATTCTGGAAATTCaactttcatcaacaacaccaacCCTGTTGTGAGTCCACAAGCTGGTGGCTCTTCTCTTCTTCTTGATTCTGTTCCAGGGTTGAAGCATGACACAGGCTTGGCTGTTGAGTGGTCTCTTGATGAACAGTACAGATTGGAGGAAGGCCTTGCCAA TTATGCTAACGAGCCAAGTATTATGAAGTACATCAAAATTGCTGCTGCGTTGCCTGATAAAACGGTTCGCGATGTTGCTTTGAGGTGTAGGTGGTTGACA CGAAAGCGAAGGAAACCAGATGAGCATTGTTTGGGAAAGAAGATCAATTACAGAAAA GATAAGCCGGTGGATTTAGCATCGCATTCAAATTTGCATTCGGCGCTGCCCCCAAGCATGAGTTCATATTCTCCCATGTCACACACTATTGATCAAAGTCAACGGATGCTATATGACG gaatttgtgggCCTATGAAGCAACTCATGGAGCAGAATGCTCAagtttttaatcaaattaatgcCAATTTATCGACGTACAAG TTGCAGGAAAACATCGACCTCTTTTGCCATACAAGGCACAATATTAATACCATTCTAAATGA CATGAGTGGGATGCCTGGCATTATGAGCCAAATGCCGCCACTGCCTGTTGCCATTAACGAGGATCTCGCAAGAAGTATATTGAATAATAGAACTTAG
- the LOC131602176 gene encoding gibberellin 2-beta-dioxygenase 6-like, with protein sequence MIDSNPPLLNHYGALLRNSNEPQKSRSFNDQDNNNTVVDTCELPLIDLNGLKSCNVRERMACTAAICKAASEWGFFQVINHGINPDLLRNMREEQMKLFRVPFEKKVTCGLLNNPYRWGTPTATSSNHFSWSEAFHIPLTMISEAACWGEFSSLREAINEFAPAMLEVSRLLAGILAENLGHPTDAVEKLCDASTCFLRLNHYPSCPKSKEEIFGLVPHTDSDFLTILYQDQVGGLQLMKDSKWVAVKPNPDALIVNIGDLFQAWSNDEYKSVEHKVVANDKVERYSIAYFLCPSYTTMISGCKEPSTYRNFTFGEYRHQIQEDVKKIGHKIGLSKFLRKGTYTTTTV encoded by the exons ATGATTGACTCAAATCCACCACTCTTGAACCATTATGGAGCACTTTTGAGAAATTCAAATGAACCTCAAAAGTCTAGAAGCTTCAATGATCaagataataataatactgtGGTGGATACATGTGAACTACCATTGATAGACCTTAATGGTCTTAAAAGCTGTAATGTTAGAGAAAGAATGGCTTGCACTGCAGCAATATGCAAAGCAGCATCAGAATGGGGATTTTTCCAAGTGATAAACCATGGTATAAACCCTGACCTACTAAGAAATATGAGGGAGGAGCAAATGAAGCTGTTTAGGGTACCCTTTGAGAAGAAGGTCACTTGTGGACTTCTAAACAATCCATACAGGTGGGGGACACCAACAGCTACTAGCTCAAATCACTTTTCATGGTCAGAAGCTTTCCACATTCCTCTCACCATGATTTCAGAAGCAGCTTGCTGGGGTGAATTCAGTTCTCTAAG AGAAGCAATAAATGAGTTTGCACCAGCTATGCTAGAAGTGTCCAGGCTACTGGCAGGTATTCTAGCAGAAAACTTGGGCCACCCGACAGATGCAGTTGAAAAACTCTGCGATGCAAGCACATGCTTTCTGAGATTGAATCACTATCCTTCCTGCCCAAAATCTAAAGAAGAAATTTTTGGATTAGTACCTCACACTGACAGTGATTTTCTTACAATCCTTTATCAAGATCAAGTCGGTGGACTCCAACTGATGAAAGATTCCAAATGGGTCGCTGTAAAACCGAATCCAGATGCTCTTATTGTTAACATTGGAGATCTTTTCCAG GCCTGGAGTAATGATGAGTACAAAAGTGTAGAGCACAAGGTTGTGGCTAATGACAAAGTGGAAAGATACTCCATTGCATACTTCCTATGTCCTTCTTACACTACTATGATAAGTGGCTGCAAGGAACCTTCAACATATAGGAATTTCACCTTTGGAGAATATCGACACCAAATTCAAGAAGATGTCAAGAAAATCGGACACAAAATAGGGCTATCAAAGTTTCTTCGTAAAGGCACGTACACGACGACCACCGTTTAG
- the LOC131602177 gene encoding uncharacterized protein LOC131602177: MKRQLPPWMMPKVAAASHVSNSGNLVEANCSTENGDVSAVTAGKIDHKKVASRRKLNSKAKCEAKGEIDLDERNESGDNVNEKKKKKQKSNVSRDSGDRRSTKKRRNLENVSRGGSDCDHECQVKASSDDDVELTVEDLMAIAEQYVKDYKDKETWETVDNLCEPKRRFPATTEAETTLDSSRENKKSSSLERDVLDTFASTAGRVIPTGSSQIDHPAQNMLDVFLGPLLRTTLEKEENWRRENLS, from the exons ATGAAACGTCAGTTACCACCATGGATGATGCCAAAAGTTGCTGCTGCAAGCCATGTAAGTAACTCTGGCAATCTTGTTGAAGCTAATTGTTCTACAGAAAATGGTGACGTTAGTGCGGTCACTGCGGGGAAAATTGATCATAAGAAGGTAGCGTCGAGGAGGAAGTTAAATTCCAAAGCAAAATGTGAGGCTAAGGGAGAAATAGATTTAGATGAACGGAATGAAAGTGGCGATAATGTtaatgaaaagaagaagaagaagcaaaaaagCAATGTATCTAGGGATAGTGGTGATAGACGTTCTACTAAGAAACGCAGAAATTTAGAAAATGTCAGCCGTGGTGGTAGTGATTGTGATCATGAATGTCAAGTTAAAGCGTCTAGTGACGATGACGTGGAGTTGACAGTTGAAGATTTGATGGCCATTGCAGAACAG TATGTCAAAGATTACAAGGACAAGGAGACGTGGGAAACGGTAGATAACTTGTGCGAGCCAAAACGGCGATTTCCGGCCACAACGGAAGCCGAAACTACTCTTGATTCTTCGCGTGAGAACAAAAAATCATCTAGTTTGGAAAGGGACGTTTTAGATACTTTTGCTTCAACAGCTGGCAGGGTAATTCCTACAGGCTCATCTCAAATAGATCATCCTGCTCAAAACATGCTGGACGTGTTCTTGGGTCCATTGTTGAGAACAACCTTGGAGAAGGAGGAGAACTGGAGAAGAGAAAATCTGTCTTAG
- the LOC131602178 gene encoding ADP-ribosylation factor GTPase-activating protein AGD4-like isoform X1 — translation MASSFVKLDDSPMFQKQLFFMEDTADELKDRCQNLFKGCKKFMTALGEAHNGENAFADSLEAFGGGYDDPVSVSVGGPVISKFITALRELATFKELLRSQVEHVLIDRLSEFLNVDLQNAKESRRRFDKSVQSYDQSREKFVSLKKNTPEDIVAELEEGLQNSKSSFEKSRFNLVHSLMNIEVKKKYEFLESISAIMDAHLRYFKLGYDLLSQMEPYIHQVLTYAQQSKEVANIEQDKLAKRIQEYRTQTEVENIPMPGADGTQPVGLNSYKNFEAGMQSATKGEIQTVKQGYLLKRSSRMRGDWKRRFFVLDNHGSLYYYRSKGPKPAGFQSYNYSRSSEQNSGMFGRFRSRHSRAASLNEDILGCCTVDLCTSTIKMDAEDTDLRLCFRIISPSKTYTLQAENEADRMDWVNKITGAITTLFNFQFLQQPHYGKLQLQNKNSPTGSSLTSQQEDSNKSLMDDVYSKEVGSVSKILRGVPGNDKCAECSTPEPDWASLNLGILLCIECSGVHRNLGVHISKVRSITLDVKVWEPTILELFNNLGNTFCNSIWEGLLLLGDERVGESNVPLKPRSTDPSQYKEKYIQAKYAEKSLVIREEDIPENPSVSTKIWQAVQSLNVKEVYRLIVTSTSNPINTKFEEAVSHAETENHQHDPEACLRIKEASETESCFRGWSLLHLACHSGSTLMVELLLQFGADINMRDYHGRTPLHRCISSGKNSLAKFLLRRGAKPSIKDAGGHTVLERAMELGAITDEQLFILLVECQ, via the exons ATGGCATCTTCTTTCGTCAAGCTTGACGATTCTCCAATGTTCCAGAAGCAG TTATTTTTTATGGAAGACACAGCAGATGAGTTAAAGGATCGGTGCCAGAATCTATTCAAAGGGTGTAAGAAGTTTAT GACAGCTTTGGGGGAAGCACATAATGGAGAAAACGCCTTTGCTGATTCATTAGAAGCATTTGGAGGTGGCTACGACGACCCTGTTAGTGTATCAGTTGGAG GACCCGTCATATCTAAGTTTATCACTGCACTACGTGAATTAGCGACTTTTAAAGAGCTTCTTCGCTCACAG GTAGAGCATGTATTGATTGACCGGTTGTCAGAGTTTCTAAATGTTGATTTGCAAAATGCAAAG GAATCTCGTCGTCGTTTTGACAAGTCTGTTCAATCGTATGATCAG TCACGAGAAAAGTTTGTTTCTTTGAAGAAGAATACTCCTGAAGATATTGTTGCTGAATTAGAAGAG GGTCTACAAAATTCGAAGTCATCATTTGAGAAAAGCCGCTTCAATCTA GTACACTCTCTCATGAATATTGAAGTGAAAAAGAAGTACGAGTTCTTGGAGTCAATAAGTGCAATAATGGACGCTCATCTGAGATACTTTAAACTG GGTTATGACTTACTGAGCCAAATGGAGCCTTATATTCACCAG GTGCTAACGTATGCTCAACAATCTAAAGAAGTGGCTAATATTGAGCAAGATAAGCTTGCAAAACGGATCCAGGAATACAGGACGCAGACAGAGGTTGAAAATATACCCATGCCAGGTGCTGATGGCACCCAACCTGTAGGTTTGAATTCTTATAAAAACTTTGAAGCAGGGATGCAGTCTGCAACCAAAGGCGAG ATTCAAACAGTTAAACAAGGCTATCTGTTAAAACGATCATCAAGGATGCGAGGAGATTGGAAAAGGAGGTTTTTTGTACTTGATAACCATGGGAGTTTATATTATTACAGATCAAAAGGACCCAAACCCGCG GGATTTCAGTCATATAATTATAGTCGTTCTTCTGAACAAAATAGTGGCATGTTTGGTAGATTCCGTTCAAGGCATAGTAGGGCAGCGTCACTAAATGAGGATATTTTGGGTTGTTGTACAGTTGATCTGTGCACATCCACTATAAAGATGGATGCAGAGGATACAGATCTACGACTTTGCTTCCGTATTATTTCTCCCTCAAAAACATATACACTGCAG GCTGAAAATGAAGCTGATAGGATGGACTGGGTAAACAAAATTACTGGAGCTATCACCACGctttttaattttcagtttctTCAACAG CCTCATTATGGTAAATtgcaattacaaaataaaaactcACCAACTGGTTCTTCCTTGACAAGTCAACAAGAGGATAGTAATAAATCTTTGATGGATGATGTATATTCCAAAGAAGTGGGTAGTGTCTCTAAAATTTTAAGGGGAGTTCCTGGGAATGACAAGTGTGCTGAGTGCAGTACTCCTGAACCAGACTGGGCATCTCTAAACCTTGGTATACTGCTGTGTATTGAATGCTCTGGAGTGCATCGCAATCTTGGAGTTCATATCTCAAAG GTGAGATCTATAACGTTAGATGTGAAGGTTTGGGAACCTACCATTTTGGAGTTATTCAATAACTTAGGTAATACTTTTTGTAATTCTATTTGGGAGGGCTTGCTTCTGCTTGGTGATGAAAG AGTAGGTGAATCAAATGTGCCTTTGAAACCACGTTCCACAGACCCCTCTCAATATAAAGAAAAGTACATCCAAGCAAAG TATGCAGAGAAATCACTAGTCATCCGGGAAGAGGACATACCCGAAAATCCTTCAGTTTCCACAAAAATCTGGCAAGCAGTTCAGTCTTTAAATGTAAAAGAAGTGTATCGCCTTATTGTAACATCAACTTCAAATCCAATAAACACAAAATTTGAAGAAGCGGTTTCCCATGCCGAGACTGAAAATCATCAGCATGATCCTGAAGCCTGTCTGAGGATTAAAGAGGCTAGTGAAACAGAGAGTTGTTTCCGCGGTTGGTCTTTATTACACCTAGCATGTCATTCTGGCAGTACATTAATGGTTGAGCTGTTGCTCCAATTTGGTGCTGATATAAACATGCGCGATTATCATGGAAGGACTCCGTTGCACCGCTGCATTTCTAGTGGGAAAAATTCATTGGCTAAGTTTTTACTAAGAAG GGGTGCAAAACCATCAATTAAAGACGCTGGAGGACATACTGTACTTGAAAGAGCAATGGAGTTGGGAGCAATAACTGACGAACAGCTATTTATCTTGCTTGTTGAGTGCCAGTAA
- the LOC131602178 gene encoding ADP-ribosylation factor GTPase-activating protein AGD4-like isoform X2, whose amino-acid sequence MEDTADELKDRCQNLFKGCKKFMTALGEAHNGENAFADSLEAFGGGYDDPVSVSVGGPVISKFITALRELATFKELLRSQVEHVLIDRLSEFLNVDLQNAKESRRRFDKSVQSYDQSREKFVSLKKNTPEDIVAELEEGLQNSKSSFEKSRFNLVHSLMNIEVKKKYEFLESISAIMDAHLRYFKLGYDLLSQMEPYIHQVLTYAQQSKEVANIEQDKLAKRIQEYRTQTEVENIPMPGADGTQPVGLNSYKNFEAGMQSATKGEIQTVKQGYLLKRSSRMRGDWKRRFFVLDNHGSLYYYRSKGPKPAGFQSYNYSRSSEQNSGMFGRFRSRHSRAASLNEDILGCCTVDLCTSTIKMDAEDTDLRLCFRIISPSKTYTLQAENEADRMDWVNKITGAITTLFNFQFLQQPHYGKLQLQNKNSPTGSSLTSQQEDSNKSLMDDVYSKEVGSVSKILRGVPGNDKCAECSTPEPDWASLNLGILLCIECSGVHRNLGVHISKVRSITLDVKVWEPTILELFNNLGNTFCNSIWEGLLLLGDERVGESNVPLKPRSTDPSQYKEKYIQAKYAEKSLVIREEDIPENPSVSTKIWQAVQSLNVKEVYRLIVTSTSNPINTKFEEAVSHAETENHQHDPEACLRIKEASETESCFRGWSLLHLACHSGSTLMVELLLQFGADINMRDYHGRTPLHRCISSGKNSLAKFLLRRGAKPSIKDAGGHTVLERAMELGAITDEQLFILLVECQ is encoded by the exons ATGGAAGACACAGCAGATGAGTTAAAGGATCGGTGCCAGAATCTATTCAAAGGGTGTAAGAAGTTTAT GACAGCTTTGGGGGAAGCACATAATGGAGAAAACGCCTTTGCTGATTCATTAGAAGCATTTGGAGGTGGCTACGACGACCCTGTTAGTGTATCAGTTGGAG GACCCGTCATATCTAAGTTTATCACTGCACTACGTGAATTAGCGACTTTTAAAGAGCTTCTTCGCTCACAG GTAGAGCATGTATTGATTGACCGGTTGTCAGAGTTTCTAAATGTTGATTTGCAAAATGCAAAG GAATCTCGTCGTCGTTTTGACAAGTCTGTTCAATCGTATGATCAG TCACGAGAAAAGTTTGTTTCTTTGAAGAAGAATACTCCTGAAGATATTGTTGCTGAATTAGAAGAG GGTCTACAAAATTCGAAGTCATCATTTGAGAAAAGCCGCTTCAATCTA GTACACTCTCTCATGAATATTGAAGTGAAAAAGAAGTACGAGTTCTTGGAGTCAATAAGTGCAATAATGGACGCTCATCTGAGATACTTTAAACTG GGTTATGACTTACTGAGCCAAATGGAGCCTTATATTCACCAG GTGCTAACGTATGCTCAACAATCTAAAGAAGTGGCTAATATTGAGCAAGATAAGCTTGCAAAACGGATCCAGGAATACAGGACGCAGACAGAGGTTGAAAATATACCCATGCCAGGTGCTGATGGCACCCAACCTGTAGGTTTGAATTCTTATAAAAACTTTGAAGCAGGGATGCAGTCTGCAACCAAAGGCGAG ATTCAAACAGTTAAACAAGGCTATCTGTTAAAACGATCATCAAGGATGCGAGGAGATTGGAAAAGGAGGTTTTTTGTACTTGATAACCATGGGAGTTTATATTATTACAGATCAAAAGGACCCAAACCCGCG GGATTTCAGTCATATAATTATAGTCGTTCTTCTGAACAAAATAGTGGCATGTTTGGTAGATTCCGTTCAAGGCATAGTAGGGCAGCGTCACTAAATGAGGATATTTTGGGTTGTTGTACAGTTGATCTGTGCACATCCACTATAAAGATGGATGCAGAGGATACAGATCTACGACTTTGCTTCCGTATTATTTCTCCCTCAAAAACATATACACTGCAG GCTGAAAATGAAGCTGATAGGATGGACTGGGTAAACAAAATTACTGGAGCTATCACCACGctttttaattttcagtttctTCAACAG CCTCATTATGGTAAATtgcaattacaaaataaaaactcACCAACTGGTTCTTCCTTGACAAGTCAACAAGAGGATAGTAATAAATCTTTGATGGATGATGTATATTCCAAAGAAGTGGGTAGTGTCTCTAAAATTTTAAGGGGAGTTCCTGGGAATGACAAGTGTGCTGAGTGCAGTACTCCTGAACCAGACTGGGCATCTCTAAACCTTGGTATACTGCTGTGTATTGAATGCTCTGGAGTGCATCGCAATCTTGGAGTTCATATCTCAAAG GTGAGATCTATAACGTTAGATGTGAAGGTTTGGGAACCTACCATTTTGGAGTTATTCAATAACTTAGGTAATACTTTTTGTAATTCTATTTGGGAGGGCTTGCTTCTGCTTGGTGATGAAAG AGTAGGTGAATCAAATGTGCCTTTGAAACCACGTTCCACAGACCCCTCTCAATATAAAGAAAAGTACATCCAAGCAAAG TATGCAGAGAAATCACTAGTCATCCGGGAAGAGGACATACCCGAAAATCCTTCAGTTTCCACAAAAATCTGGCAAGCAGTTCAGTCTTTAAATGTAAAAGAAGTGTATCGCCTTATTGTAACATCAACTTCAAATCCAATAAACACAAAATTTGAAGAAGCGGTTTCCCATGCCGAGACTGAAAATCATCAGCATGATCCTGAAGCCTGTCTGAGGATTAAAGAGGCTAGTGAAACAGAGAGTTGTTTCCGCGGTTGGTCTTTATTACACCTAGCATGTCATTCTGGCAGTACATTAATGGTTGAGCTGTTGCTCCAATTTGGTGCTGATATAAACATGCGCGATTATCATGGAAGGACTCCGTTGCACCGCTGCATTTCTAGTGGGAAAAATTCATTGGCTAAGTTTTTACTAAGAAG GGGTGCAAAACCATCAATTAAAGACGCTGGAGGACATACTGTACTTGAAAGAGCAATGGAGTTGGGAGCAATAACTGACGAACAGCTATTTATCTTGCTTGTTGAGTGCCAGTAA
- the LOC131602178 gene encoding ADP-ribosylation factor GTPase-activating protein AGD4-like isoform X3, with protein MASSFVKLDDSPMFQKQLFFMEDTADELKDRCQNLFKGCKKFMTALGEAHNGENAFADSLEAFGGGYDDPVSVSVGGPVISKFITALRELATFKELLRSQVEHVLIDRLSEFLNVDLQNAKESRRRFDKSVQSYDQSREKFVSLKKNTPEDIVAELEEGLQNSKSSFEKSRFNLVHSLMNIEVKKKYEFLESISAIMDAHLRYFKLGYDLLSQMEPYIHQVLTYAQQSKEVANIEQDKLAKRIQEYRTQTEVENIPMPGADGTQPVGLNSYKNFEAGMQSATKGEIQTVKQGYLLKRSSRMRGDWKRRFFVLDNHGSLYYYRSKGPKPAGFQSYNYSRSSEQNSGMFGRFRSRHSRAASLNEDILGCCTVDLCTSTIKMDAEDTDLRLCFRIISPSKTYTLQAENEADRMDWVNKITGAITTLFNFQFLQQPHYGKLQLQNKNSPTGSSLTSQQEDSNKSLMDDVYSKEVGSVSKILRGVPGNDKCAECSTPEPDWASLNLGILLCIECSGVHRNLGVHISKVRSITLDVKVWEPTILELFNNLGNTFCNSIWEGLLLLGDERVGESNVPLKPRSTDPSQYKEKYIQAKCYFYGEIMYPDHCS; from the exons ATGGCATCTTCTTTCGTCAAGCTTGACGATTCTCCAATGTTCCAGAAGCAG TTATTTTTTATGGAAGACACAGCAGATGAGTTAAAGGATCGGTGCCAGAATCTATTCAAAGGGTGTAAGAAGTTTAT GACAGCTTTGGGGGAAGCACATAATGGAGAAAACGCCTTTGCTGATTCATTAGAAGCATTTGGAGGTGGCTACGACGACCCTGTTAGTGTATCAGTTGGAG GACCCGTCATATCTAAGTTTATCACTGCACTACGTGAATTAGCGACTTTTAAAGAGCTTCTTCGCTCACAG GTAGAGCATGTATTGATTGACCGGTTGTCAGAGTTTCTAAATGTTGATTTGCAAAATGCAAAG GAATCTCGTCGTCGTTTTGACAAGTCTGTTCAATCGTATGATCAG TCACGAGAAAAGTTTGTTTCTTTGAAGAAGAATACTCCTGAAGATATTGTTGCTGAATTAGAAGAG GGTCTACAAAATTCGAAGTCATCATTTGAGAAAAGCCGCTTCAATCTA GTACACTCTCTCATGAATATTGAAGTGAAAAAGAAGTACGAGTTCTTGGAGTCAATAAGTGCAATAATGGACGCTCATCTGAGATACTTTAAACTG GGTTATGACTTACTGAGCCAAATGGAGCCTTATATTCACCAG GTGCTAACGTATGCTCAACAATCTAAAGAAGTGGCTAATATTGAGCAAGATAAGCTTGCAAAACGGATCCAGGAATACAGGACGCAGACAGAGGTTGAAAATATACCCATGCCAGGTGCTGATGGCACCCAACCTGTAGGTTTGAATTCTTATAAAAACTTTGAAGCAGGGATGCAGTCTGCAACCAAAGGCGAG ATTCAAACAGTTAAACAAGGCTATCTGTTAAAACGATCATCAAGGATGCGAGGAGATTGGAAAAGGAGGTTTTTTGTACTTGATAACCATGGGAGTTTATATTATTACAGATCAAAAGGACCCAAACCCGCG GGATTTCAGTCATATAATTATAGTCGTTCTTCTGAACAAAATAGTGGCATGTTTGGTAGATTCCGTTCAAGGCATAGTAGGGCAGCGTCACTAAATGAGGATATTTTGGGTTGTTGTACAGTTGATCTGTGCACATCCACTATAAAGATGGATGCAGAGGATACAGATCTACGACTTTGCTTCCGTATTATTTCTCCCTCAAAAACATATACACTGCAG GCTGAAAATGAAGCTGATAGGATGGACTGGGTAAACAAAATTACTGGAGCTATCACCACGctttttaattttcagtttctTCAACAG CCTCATTATGGTAAATtgcaattacaaaataaaaactcACCAACTGGTTCTTCCTTGACAAGTCAACAAGAGGATAGTAATAAATCTTTGATGGATGATGTATATTCCAAAGAAGTGGGTAGTGTCTCTAAAATTTTAAGGGGAGTTCCTGGGAATGACAAGTGTGCTGAGTGCAGTACTCCTGAACCAGACTGGGCATCTCTAAACCTTGGTATACTGCTGTGTATTGAATGCTCTGGAGTGCATCGCAATCTTGGAGTTCATATCTCAAAG GTGAGATCTATAACGTTAGATGTGAAGGTTTGGGAACCTACCATTTTGGAGTTATTCAATAACTTAGGTAATACTTTTTGTAATTCTATTTGGGAGGGCTTGCTTCTGCTTGGTGATGAAAG AGTAGGTGAATCAAATGTGCCTTTGAAACCACGTTCCACAGACCCCTCTCAATATAAAGAAAAGTACATCCAAGCAAAG TGTTACTTTTATGGAGAGATTATGTACCCAGATCACTGCTCTTAG